A window from Pokkaliibacter sp. MBI-7 encodes these proteins:
- a CDS encoding class I SAM-dependent methyltransferase — protein MKCNVCHESFDEPVYCSGSHVSLTSLCELRSGQVSVWSCRHCGHLQSQALDDEASYYENDYKISLTEEDEDQIYEVVDGQSRFRTDHQLAVLLRKLPIKSGARVLDFGCAKASTTRKLLAVREDVQLHLFDVSDMYKPYWNSFVASDACATFVTPPSWNARFDVVTSFFALEHIGELSDTLTTIWQLLDVGGVFYGIVPDTFGNVADFVVVDHVNHFTAPSLQFLLSGSGFTDIEIDAQAHRGALVFTATKTQKVQSPVLAERGDVHERALALGQYWQSIDRCIAQAVAQQGDGEVAIYGAGFYGAYIASAIRSDINLVCFLDANPFQQGKKLFDIPILAPQSLPLSVSTLFVGLNPAIARQVIESMPWLTERGLSIIYLDNGSHD, from the coding sequence ATGAAGTGTAATGTTTGCCATGAGTCTTTTGATGAACCCGTCTATTGCTCTGGCAGCCATGTGTCACTGACTTCCCTGTGTGAGCTACGCTCAGGTCAGGTCAGTGTATGGAGTTGCAGGCACTGCGGTCACCTGCAGAGTCAGGCGCTGGACGATGAAGCTTCTTATTACGAGAACGACTACAAAATATCGCTGACCGAAGAAGATGAAGATCAAATTTATGAAGTCGTTGACGGACAGTCACGCTTTCGGACCGATCATCAGCTTGCGGTATTACTGCGTAAGTTGCCTATTAAGTCGGGAGCGCGAGTGCTCGACTTTGGCTGCGCCAAAGCTTCTACGACGCGAAAATTATTAGCAGTGCGTGAAGATGTACAGCTTCATCTCTTTGATGTCAGTGACATGTACAAACCGTACTGGAACAGTTTTGTTGCTTCTGACGCCTGCGCTACCTTTGTCACGCCCCCAAGCTGGAACGCACGATTTGATGTCGTTACATCATTCTTTGCGCTGGAACATATCGGCGAGTTGTCAGATACCCTGACAACTATCTGGCAATTGCTCGACGTCGGCGGCGTATTCTACGGCATCGTGCCGGATACCTTTGGGAATGTGGCGGATTTTGTGGTGGTGGATCATGTGAATCATTTCACCGCCCCTTCGCTTCAGTTCTTGCTCTCTGGCTCAGGCTTTACCGACATCGAAATCGACGCACAGGCACATCGCGGCGCACTGGTATTCACCGCGACGAAAACGCAGAAGGTACAGTCTCCTGTATTGGCAGAGCGTGGCGATGTTCACGAACGTGCGCTAGCCCTTGGTCAATATTGGCAAAGCATCGACCGATGTATTGCACAAGCAGTGGCTCAGCAGGGAGACGGCGAGGTCGCCATCTATGGCGCTGGTTTTTATGGGGCATATATTGCCAGTGCCATCAGGTCGGACATCAATCTGGTTTGCTTTCTTGATGCGAATCCCTTTCAACAAGGCAAGAAGCTCTTTGATATCCCGATTCTGGCGCCTCAGTCACTTCCTCTGAGCGTGAGTACTCTGTTTGTTGGCCTCAATCCGGCCATTGCCCGGCAAGTCATCGAGAGTATGCCATGGCTCACGGAGCGGGGGCTTTCTATCATTTATCTGGATAATGGCTCTCATGATTGA
- a CDS encoding WbqC family protein — translation MNIVISQSMLFPWVGMLEQVRLADIYVHYDDVQFSKGSLVNRVQVKTPQGTRWMTVPLKGVHLGQAIQDVSISDDKDWRSLHLRLLHESFASSPFKDDALSLVESVYAERYTSLAALSRASLLALVKYFSLDQQCQFLDVTSLNISGSSTDRVFDVVRHLSGDTYITGHGARAYLEHERFAAANVNVEYMNYQRTPYPQSHGAFTPYVTGLDLVANCGKKGVDYIHSESIDWREFLQ, via the coding sequence ATGAACATCGTCATCTCTCAGTCGATGCTGTTTCCCTGGGTAGGCATGCTGGAGCAGGTTCGCCTTGCCGACATCTATGTACATTACGATGATGTGCAGTTCTCCAAAGGCAGTCTGGTCAATCGAGTGCAGGTGAAAACGCCTCAAGGCACTCGTTGGATGACAGTGCCGCTGAAAGGTGTGCACTTAGGACAGGCCATTCAGGATGTTAGCATCTCCGATGATAAAGACTGGCGTTCGCTGCATTTGCGGTTGTTACATGAGAGTTTTGCTTCCTCGCCTTTTAAAGATGATGCACTGTCTCTTGTGGAGTCTGTCTATGCTGAGCGTTACACCAGCCTGGCCGCACTCTCCCGGGCCTCGCTGCTGGCGTTAGTGAAGTACTTTTCACTGGATCAGCAGTGCCAGTTTCTGGATGTTACATCCCTGAATATCTCCGGAAGTAGTACCGATCGTGTGTTTGACGTTGTCAGGCATTTGTCTGGAGATACCTATATTACTGGTCATGGCGCACGCGCTTATCTTGAGCATGAGCGTTTTGCAGCCGCAAACGTGAATGTTGAGTATATGAACTACCAGCGTACGCCCTATCCACAGTCGCATGGGGCTTTCACGCCTTATGTCACGGGGCTTGATCTGGTGGCGAACTGCGGTAAAAAAGGCGTCGACTATATCCATTCTGAATCCATTGACTGGCGAGAGTTTCTACAGTGA
- a CDS encoding phytanoyl-CoA dioxygenase family protein: protein MAYLSDKQREQFQRDGVLVVPQFYPLEQVHQVQWGIYQIIGQVMLRHGVEDTRDAFSPDTFDQVFIELIQRNRAWGGEIYDAVKQIPAFLRLVAHPAHEELFNELRENAIPGMAAGGYGIRIDIPFEDKYRAMWHQEYPAQLRSVDGLVFWSPLVAITEALGPVAFCPGSHRRGILPVYQTDPQGTGRSGAYALRIRDEADVLTHYPQVAPLTAPGDLVIIDFAVMHCSGFNISNRARWSMQFRYFNFADPVGRSHGWKGSYAAGVDFTTIHPELFCSESPDEV from the coding sequence ATGGCATATCTCAGTGACAAGCAACGGGAACAGTTCCAGCGAGATGGCGTGCTGGTGGTTCCTCAGTTTTACCCTCTTGAACAGGTACATCAGGTCCAGTGGGGTATTTATCAGATCATCGGGCAGGTGATGCTTCGTCACGGCGTTGAAGATACACGTGATGCTTTCTCACCTGACACCTTCGATCAGGTGTTTATTGAGCTGATCCAACGTAATCGTGCCTGGGGCGGTGAGATATATGATGCGGTAAAGCAGATACCCGCATTTTTGCGTTTAGTCGCACACCCTGCCCATGAAGAGCTGTTTAACGAGTTGCGTGAGAACGCGATTCCGGGGATGGCCGCAGGCGGCTACGGTATTCGGATTGATATACCTTTCGAGGACAAATACCGTGCTATGTGGCATCAGGAGTATCCGGCCCAGCTGAGAAGTGTCGATGGTCTGGTGTTCTGGAGTCCGCTGGTGGCTATCACTGAAGCGCTTGGTCCGGTGGCGTTTTGCCCGGGGTCTCACCGACGTGGAATCTTACCGGTTTATCAGACTGATCCACAGGGAACAGGACGTTCAGGGGCGTATGCGCTGCGTATACGCGATGAGGCCGATGTCCTGACGCATTATCCGCAAGTTGCGCCTCTCACCGCGCCTGGTGATCTTGTCATTATTGATTTTGCTGTTATGCACTGCTCCGGATTTAACATATCGAACCGGGCGCGCTGGTCCATGCAGTTCCGTTATTTCAATTTTGCCGATCCTGTTGGCCGCAGTCATGGCTGGAAAGGTTCGTATGCCGCCGGGGTCGACTTCACCACGATTCACCCTGAGCTGTTTTGTTCGGAGTCTCCCGATGAAGTGTAA
- a CDS encoding sulfotransferase domain-containing protein, with protein MNSEREIVDFFESVRRKKQGMQGQDFNTLPDISLSELKRLASFLAYDTTMLSLRDTSKRCVWHVAMPKSGSTWVTKVMEKYLVGRGWKAGWPCHTGGRFQDLSMPEFYRQKLLDDDIFLMHMHVLPNEWNVSFARQLNAKVILQIRNIQDVLVSLVDHYEKEKSLLPFVSVDPKLWEMFSANEKIDFVVEQIGPWYIKFWASWFFFIDNKSTLDVELVRYESLVDDRQTVFSKIADFCEGEYLIEREFDYTGFTRFNKGVVGRGGDISQQSICKLKRMTEMYPDVDFSYMGL; from the coding sequence ATGAATTCCGAGCGTGAAATAGTTGATTTTTTTGAGTCGGTCAGAAGAAAAAAACAAGGCATGCAGGGGCAGGATTTTAACACCCTGCCCGATATTTCTCTGAGTGAATTAAAGCGTCTGGCCAGTTTTCTGGCATACGACACAACAATGCTCTCTCTTCGAGATACGTCAAAGCGTTGTGTTTGGCATGTTGCCATGCCAAAGAGTGGTTCTACCTGGGTAACCAAGGTGATGGAAAAGTATCTTGTTGGTCGAGGGTGGAAAGCGGGTTGGCCTTGCCATACGGGTGGAAGATTTCAAGACCTGTCCATGCCTGAGTTTTACAGGCAAAAATTGTTAGACGATGATATTTTTCTAATGCATATGCATGTTTTACCAAATGAGTGGAATGTTTCATTTGCCAGACAGCTAAATGCAAAGGTCATTCTTCAGATAAGAAATATTCAAGATGTTTTGGTTAGTCTCGTGGATCATTATGAGAAAGAAAAAAGTCTGCTCCCTTTTGTGTCTGTAGATCCCAAATTGTGGGAGATGTTTTCTGCAAATGAAAAAATTGACTTTGTCGTAGAACAGATAGGGCCTTGGTATATTAAATTTTGGGCATCCTGGTTTTTCTTTATTGATAATAAGTCAACACTGGATGTTGAGCTTGTGCGATACGAAAGCCTGGTCGATGATAGACAGACTGTATTCTCAAAAATTGCTGATTTTTGTGAGGGAGAATATCTCATTGAAAGAGAGTTTGATTACACCGGTTTTACACGTTTTAATAAGGGTGTAGTCGGTAGAGGGGGAGATATTTCTCAGCAATCTATTTGTAAATTAAAAAGAATGACTGAAATGTATCCTGATGTTGACTTTTCTTATATGGGTTTGTAA
- a CDS encoding cephalosporin hydroxylase family protein, translating to MNPHELFQEEVKSNIKGLGDDQDMQALSRVWIREVARHKWAYNFSWLGRPAIQFPNDAWGLQEIIWKVKPDLIIETGIAHGGSLIFSASMLAMLDMCEAIESGKTLDPKNSSRKVIGIDIDIRSHNREAIEAHPMASRITMLEGSSISDDIVAQVHTLAEGYKSVLVCLDSNHTHDHVLAELKAYASLVTPGSYCVVYDTLIEDMPADMFPDRPWGPGNSPKTAVMEFLKNNKEFFVDKHIQHKLQITVAVDGFLCRSK from the coding sequence GTGAATCCACATGAGCTTTTTCAAGAAGAAGTAAAGTCTAATATCAAAGGGCTTGGTGACGATCAGGATATGCAGGCTCTTTCCAGAGTGTGGATTCGTGAAGTGGCGCGGCATAAATGGGCTTATAACTTTTCATGGTTAGGTCGCCCAGCTATTCAGTTTCCTAATGATGCCTGGGGGCTTCAGGAGATCATCTGGAAGGTAAAGCCGGATTTGATTATTGAAACAGGTATTGCCCACGGTGGTTCGTTGATCTTTAGTGCCTCGATGCTGGCAATGTTAGATATGTGCGAGGCCATTGAGTCCGGAAAAACTCTTGATCCTAAAAACTCTTCCCGAAAAGTTATCGGTATTGATATCGACATCCGCAGCCATAACAGAGAAGCGATTGAAGCACACCCTATGGCATCCAGAATTACTATGCTGGAAGGGTCGAGCATTTCTGATGACATTGTTGCTCAAGTACATACGTTGGCAGAGGGATATAAGTCGGTTTTAGTCTGCCTGGATAGTAATCATACGCATGATCATGTACTCGCTGAACTAAAGGCCTACGCAAGCTTAGTCACTCCCGGAAGTTATTGTGTCGTCTATGACACACTTATCGAAGATATGCCTGCTGATATGTTTCCGGATCGCCCCTGGGGTCCCGGAAACAGCCCAAAAACAGCGGTTATGGAGTTTCTGAAGAATAACAAAGAATTCTTTGTTGATAAGCATATTCAGCATAAATTGCAAATTACAGTGGCAGTAGATGGGTTCTTGTGCAGGTCGAAATAA
- a CDS encoding GNAT family protein, translating to MALMIEGTDIRLRPWSERDFDVLQQMRNDIALQTQLLARARGSSASSVREWLQQRSASSTDIFLIVASTSTDEPLGFIQCRQMDIVSRNAEMGIGLIASAQGQGIGGHVLALLKDYVWSTWGMRKLWLKVSADNLAAIRCYEKAGFSECGRLRQHIFIDGRWQDVLLMEMFLAEPETP from the coding sequence ATGGCTCTCATGATTGAAGGTACTGACATCCGTCTGAGGCCGTGGTCAGAGCGTGACTTTGATGTACTTCAGCAAATGCGTAATGACATTGCCCTGCAAACACAATTGCTGGCGCGAGCGCGCGGCAGTAGCGCCAGTAGTGTGCGTGAGTGGCTGCAGCAGCGATCCGCCAGTAGCACGGATATTTTTCTGATAGTGGCGAGCACCAGTACAGATGAACCTTTGGGGTTTATTCAGTGTCGTCAGATGGATATTGTCAGCCGCAATGCTGAGATGGGTATTGGTCTGATAGCCAGTGCGCAAGGGCAAGGCATAGGCGGTCATGTTCTGGCATTGCTGAAAGATTATGTCTGGTCAACCTGGGGGATGAGAAAACTCTGGCTCAAAGTTAGTGCCGATAATCTCGCGGCGATCAGGTGCTATGAAAAGGCCGGTTTTTCTGAATGTGGCAGATTGCGGCAACATATTTTTATAGACGGACGATGGCAGGATGTACTGCTAATGGAGATGTTCCTGGCGGAGCCTGAGACACCATGA